One region of Candidatus Manganitrophus noduliformans genomic DNA includes:
- a CDS encoding ATP-dependent helicase, with the protein MESLNPEQLNPEQKEAVLFRGGPLLILAGPGTGKTHTIANRIAALIHEGEDPEKILAITFTNKGAQEMRDRILALTGKRLTWIRTIHGTCAQILRLHIHKLPGYSEGFTIASTEQANKILKEAIHGLNINETAVDLADLSRKAARVKAQENPGEALVREGGDFVRIFNAYQERMRTLGCIDFNDLVYLTLRLFNEDAGTLSEVRSLWRHLIVDEIQDCDFAQYTLISLLGKERGIAVVGDDDQSIYSFRSATPEVLRRFVDDFSPEVITLRESFRLPKAVIAAANNLIKNNRSRFQKEIYSVRKVEGALAVLGFGSEVEEADFVAREIQALVRSDTPLEQIAILARRHVQLATVETALKRLKIPCRKTGDRSFYEIREVRDMLALMTAVALPENTPALERVLKLEPGITSRLVDVLEDLAEREEVSLYHAAEMAVDNGYVDGEARDALLRLLARLDRLRSRISDLCISDLMRAASVEFRYTQYLQKICRSKEDIDKRIGHLRELAQMADQFELNAGPNVVNFINEMAIAAILGGSPKEKEGARLITLHGAKGLEFRVVFVVGVLQGTLPHVRGTVEEERRLMYVGIVRREVA; encoded by the coding sequence TTGGAATCACTCAATCCGGAGCAACTCAATCCTGAACAGAAGGAGGCGGTCCTCTTCCGGGGAGGACCGCTTCTTATTCTTGCGGGACCCGGAACAGGAAAGACACACACGATCGCCAATCGTATCGCGGCGCTGATTCATGAAGGCGAGGACCCGGAAAAGATCCTCGCGATCACTTTTACGAATAAAGGCGCCCAGGAGATGCGGGATCGGATTCTCGCATTGACCGGTAAGCGGCTCACTTGGATTCGCACGATTCACGGAACCTGTGCGCAGATCTTGCGCCTCCATATCCATAAACTGCCAGGGTATTCGGAGGGGTTTACAATTGCCTCGACGGAGCAGGCAAACAAAATCCTCAAAGAAGCGATCCATGGACTCAATATCAACGAAACAGCCGTCGATTTGGCCGATCTCTCCCGCAAGGCCGCTCGCGTTAAGGCGCAAGAGAATCCCGGCGAGGCGCTCGTTCGTGAAGGAGGGGACTTCGTTCGGATCTTTAACGCCTATCAGGAGCGAATGCGGACTCTGGGGTGCATCGACTTCAACGATTTGGTCTATCTGACGCTTCGCCTTTTCAATGAGGATGCAGGAACATTAAGCGAGGTCCGCAGCCTCTGGCGTCATCTTATCGTGGATGAGATCCAGGATTGTGACTTCGCGCAATATACGCTGATCTCGCTGCTCGGAAAGGAGCGCGGCATCGCGGTGGTCGGCGATGACGACCAATCGATCTACTCTTTCCGATCAGCGACCCCTGAAGTGCTGCGTCGCTTCGTCGATGATTTCTCCCCGGAGGTCATCACCTTGCGGGAGAGTTTTCGTCTACCCAAAGCGGTCATCGCCGCGGCAAACAACTTAATCAAAAACAATCGGAGCCGTTTTCAGAAGGAGATCTATTCCGTCCGCAAGGTAGAGGGGGCCCTCGCCGTGCTGGGATTCGGATCGGAAGTGGAAGAGGCCGATTTCGTGGCGCGGGAGATTCAGGCGCTTGTGCGATCGGATACCCCGTTAGAACAGATCGCCATTCTCGCCCGCCGTCATGTCCAGCTTGCGACGGTGGAAACCGCGCTCAAGCGGTTGAAGATACCCTGCAGAAAGACGGGTGATCGCTCCTTCTACGAAATCAGGGAGGTCCGAGACATGCTGGCCCTTATGACGGCGGTCGCCCTTCCGGAGAACACCCCGGCATTAGAGCGGGTTCTGAAACTGGAGCCAGGGATCACGTCCCGCCTTGTCGATGTGTTGGAGGATCTTGCCGAGCGGGAGGAGGTGAGCCTCTATCATGCGGCCGAGATGGCCGTCGACAATGGTTATGTCGATGGAGAAGCGCGGGACGCCCTGCTTCGGCTATTGGCGCGCCTGGACCGGCTCCGTAGCAGGATCTCCGATCTTTGTATTTCCGATTTGATGCGAGCGGCGTCGGTCGAATTTCGGTATACACAATATCTACAGAAAATCTGTCGAAGCAAGGAGGATATCGATAAACGGATCGGTCATCTCAGGGAGCTGGCACAGATGGCCGACCAATTTGAGTTAAACGCGGGACCCAATGTGGTCAATTTCATCAACGAGATGGCGATCGCCGCGATTCTGGGAGGATCTCCCAAAGAGAAAGAAGGCGCTCGCCTCATCACCCTGCATGGGGCAAAAGGGTTGGAATTCCGGGTCGTCTTCGTCGTCGGTGTACTGCAGGGGACCCTTCCTCACGTCAGAGGAACGGTGGAGGAGGAGCGCCGGTTGATGTATGTCGGTATCGTGCGACGTGAAGTCGCTTAA